In a genomic window of Curtobacterium flaccumfaciens pv. betae:
- the rapZ gene encoding RNase adapter RapZ: MTDSATATTHASQHDILIVTGMSGAGRSTVGKALEDLGWYVVDNLPTQMLAPLTELADRAGEKIPKIATVVDVRGGRFFTDPEHAVEQVRSSTSARVRVLFLEATDAVLVRRFEQVRRPHPLQGEDTLLDGIARERARLAGLREASDVVIDTSDLNIHQLANTVIEHFADEHFVGVQVTLMSFGFKYGLPADADMVADVRFLPNPYWVPELRPYTGLDQPVSDYVLAQAGARPFVDRYASVLEPVFEGYQRENKRHATIAIGCTGGKHRSVAIVAELANLLRGMPGVAVRVKNRDLGRE, translated from the coding sequence ATGACCGACAGCGCCACCGCGACCACCCACGCGTCGCAGCACGACATCCTCATCGTCACCGGCATGTCCGGTGCCGGGCGGTCCACCGTCGGCAAGGCCCTCGAAGACCTGGGCTGGTACGTCGTCGACAACCTGCCCACGCAGATGCTGGCCCCGCTGACCGAGCTGGCCGACCGCGCGGGGGAGAAGATCCCGAAGATCGCCACGGTGGTCGACGTCCGAGGCGGGCGGTTCTTCACCGACCCCGAGCACGCGGTCGAGCAGGTCCGCTCGAGCACGTCCGCGCGCGTCCGGGTGCTGTTCCTCGAGGCCACCGACGCCGTGCTGGTCCGGCGCTTCGAGCAGGTCCGTCGACCCCACCCGCTCCAGGGCGAGGACACCCTGCTCGACGGCATCGCCCGCGAACGGGCGCGTCTCGCCGGCCTCCGCGAGGCGTCCGACGTGGTGATCGACACCTCCGACCTCAACATCCACCAGCTCGCGAACACCGTGATCGAGCACTTCGCCGACGAGCACTTCGTGGGTGTCCAGGTCACGCTGATGAGCTTCGGGTTCAAGTACGGACTGCCCGCCGACGCCGACATGGTGGCCGACGTGCGGTTCCTCCCGAACCCCTACTGGGTGCCGGAACTGCGGCCCTACACCGGGCTCGACCAGCCGGTCTCGGACTACGTCCTGGCCCAGGCCGGAGCCCGTCCGTTCGTCGATCGCTACGCCTCCGTCCTCGAGCCGGTGTTCGAGGGGTACCAGCGCGAGAACAAAAGACACGCTACGATCGCCATCGGCTGTACCGGCGGGAAGCACCGCTCGGTCGCCATCGTCGCCGAGTTGGCGAACCTCCTCCGCGGGATGCCAGGCGTCGCCGTGCGTGTGAAGAACCGAGATCTCGGCCGGGAGTGA
- the uvrC gene encoding excinuclease ABC subunit UvrC — MADTVPWRPKAGEIPTDPGVYRWRDEAGRVLYVGKAKNLRARLSNYFAPLPTLHERTRRMVLTARSVEWTTVGSEIEALQLEYTWIKEFDPPFNVKFRDDKSYPYMAVTLGDEAPRVMVTRNRKIKGAKYFGPYPKIWAVHDTIDLMIKVFPIRTCSDSSYKKAMQTGRPCFPGQIGKCGGPCSQKVTIEEHRALVEEFVRFMNSYDRRVITELRQRMGASADAMQYEQAAKYRDQVEALEAVLEKSAVVLRDSVDLDLFGIAEDELAAAVQLFSVRGGRIRGVRGWVVDKELDIATGDLVEQIVQGVYVTDEPPREVVVPELPEDADALQEWLSKRRNGRGTKLSTAQRGDRAGLARTAAQNAGQALMLYKTKRSADYTTRAAALADIQDALGMTEAPLRMECYDISHLQGTNVVASMVVFEDGLPRKDQYRRYSIAETTDDTDSMYQVLSRRLARLDEDAELPDVPDVTTDEVVEGSKPTKRFAYRPQLLIVDGGQPQVQAAKRAMDEAGVHDIALVGIAKRLEELWLPDDDFPVILPRNSEALFLIQRIRDEAHRFAITHQRSKRKRDVRSRLSEIPGLGPSRVNALLKHFGSVARLREATAEDIGEVNGIGPATAAAVVSKLAQTPTSAPATSASSAPEPDADAIADTVPVTDPGGPVRVPEVTDDGPQRPS, encoded by the coding sequence GTGGCGGACACCGTCCCGTGGCGTCCGAAGGCGGGGGAGATCCCGACCGACCCGGGCGTCTACCGCTGGCGTGACGAAGCCGGTCGGGTGCTCTACGTCGGCAAGGCGAAGAACCTCCGCGCCCGGCTGAGCAACTACTTCGCGCCGCTGCCGACCCTGCACGAGCGCACGCGGCGCATGGTCCTGACGGCGCGCAGTGTCGAGTGGACGACGGTCGGCTCCGAGATCGAGGCGCTCCAGCTGGAGTACACCTGGATCAAGGAGTTCGACCCGCCGTTCAACGTCAAGTTCCGCGACGACAAGTCGTACCCGTACATGGCGGTCACCCTGGGTGACGAGGCGCCGCGGGTGATGGTGACGCGCAACCGCAAGATCAAGGGCGCGAAGTACTTCGGTCCGTACCCGAAGATCTGGGCGGTGCACGACACCATCGACCTGATGATCAAGGTCTTCCCGATCCGGACGTGCTCGGACTCGTCGTACAAGAAGGCGATGCAGACGGGCCGCCCGTGCTTCCCGGGGCAGATCGGCAAGTGCGGGGGCCCCTGCTCGCAGAAGGTCACCATCGAGGAGCACCGTGCCCTCGTCGAGGAGTTCGTGCGCTTCATGAACTCGTACGACCGTCGGGTCATCACCGAGCTCCGGCAGCGCATGGGGGCCTCGGCCGACGCGATGCAGTACGAGCAGGCCGCGAAGTACCGCGACCAGGTCGAGGCGCTCGAAGCCGTGCTCGAGAAGTCCGCCGTGGTGCTCCGCGACTCGGTCGACCTCGACCTGTTCGGCATCGCGGAGGACGAGCTCGCCGCGGCCGTGCAGCTGTTCTCCGTCCGTGGTGGCCGCATCCGCGGTGTCCGCGGCTGGGTGGTCGACAAGGAGCTCGACATCGCCACGGGCGACCTCGTCGAGCAGATCGTGCAGGGCGTCTACGTCACCGACGAGCCCCCGCGCGAGGTCGTCGTCCCCGAACTGCCGGAGGACGCGGACGCGCTCCAGGAGTGGCTCAGCAAGCGTCGGAACGGGCGCGGCACGAAGCTCAGCACGGCACAGCGCGGCGATCGTGCCGGTCTCGCGCGGACGGCCGCGCAGAACGCCGGGCAGGCGCTCATGCTCTACAAGACCAAGCGTTCGGCCGACTACACCACCCGGGCCGCGGCACTGGCCGACATCCAGGACGCCCTCGGCATGACCGAGGCGCCGCTCCGCATGGAGTGCTACGACATCTCGCACCTGCAGGGGACGAACGTCGTCGCGTCGATGGTGGTGTTCGAGGACGGTCTGCCGCGCAAGGACCAGTACCGCCGGTACTCGATCGCCGAGACCACCGACGACACCGACAGCATGTACCAGGTGCTCTCACGGCGCCTGGCGCGGCTGGACGAGGACGCCGAGCTGCCGGACGTCCCGGACGTCACGACCGACGAGGTCGTCGAGGGGTCGAAGCCGACGAAACGGTTCGCGTACCGTCCGCAGCTGCTCATCGTCGACGGCGGCCAGCCCCAGGTGCAGGCCGCGAAGCGCGCGATGGACGAAGCCGGCGTGCACGACATCGCCCTGGTCGGCATCGCCAAGCGGCTCGAGGAGCTCTGGCTGCCCGACGACGACTTCCCGGTCATCCTGCCCCGCAACTCCGAGGCGCTCTTCCTCATCCAGCGCATCCGCGACGAGGCGCACCGGTTCGCGATCACCCACCAGCGCAGCAAGCGGAAGCGGGACGTCCGGTCGCGGTTGTCCGAGATCCCCGGTCTCGGCCCGAGCCGCGTCAACGCCCTGCTGAAGCACTTCGGTTCGGTCGCCCGGCTGCGCGAGGCCACGGCCGAGGACATCGGCGAGGTGAACGGGATCGGCCCGGCGACCGCTGCCGCCGTGGTCTCGAAGCTGGCCCAGACGCCGACGAGCGCACCGGCCACGAGCGCGTCGAGCGCCCCTGAACCGGACGCCGACGCGATCGCGGACACCGTACCCGTCACCGATCCCGGAGGCCCCGTGCGGGTCCCCGAGGTGACCGACGACGGTCCGCAGCGACCGTCGTGA
- the uvrA gene encoding excinuclease ABC subunit UvrA, translating into MTITSDPGTSTSGRNAFGEPADLHLPGGTAPHSTSTLSVRGARVHNLRDVDLEIPRDSLVVFTGLSGSGKSSLAFDTIFAEGQRRYVESLSAYARQFLGQVDRPDVDFIEGLSPAVSIDQKSTNRNPRSTVGTITEVYDYMRLLWARIGVPHCPTCGEVISKQTVQQIADQLMQFETGTRFQVLAPVISKKKGEFVDLFQELAASGYARAIVDGERIQLSDPPKLKKQVKHDISVIVDRLVASDDILGRLTDSLETALRLTDGTVGIDLVDHEGPGAVRTYSENLSCPNNHPLALTEIEPRTFSFNAPFGACPECSGLGTRMSVDPDLVLGDPEASLRDGVLLPWTGTSGLYSYFEKLLGGLGKELGFSLDTPWNQLDPAVQASILTGKDFQVSVSWRNRFGREMRYTSGFEGVMPYIERKFAEAESDSQRQRFQGYLREVPCPVCEGTRLKPEVLAVTVNDRSIADVTDMSLDNAYSFMDELTLTDREAHIAAAVLREIRARLEFLLEVGLNYLTLARGAGGLSGGEAQRIRLATQIGSGLTGVLYVLDEPSIGLHQRDNRRLIDTLVKLKDLGNTLIVVEHDEDTIRTADWVVDIGPGAGVNGGNVVHSGSYEGIIENRESITGDYLAGRRAIEVPAERRKVNLKRAITVQGARANNLKSVDADFPLGVFTAVTGVSGSGKSTLVNDILYKVLANQLNGARHIAGKHTRVKGLDQLDKVVHVDQAPIGRTPRSNPATYTGVFDRIRQLFAETQEAKTRGYQPGRFSFNVKGGRCENCAGDGTIKIEMNFLPDVYVACEVCGGARYNRETLQVHYKGKNISEVLDMPISEAAEFFEPISAIHRYMATLVDVGLGYVRLGQSATTLSGGEAQRVKLATELQRRSNGRTVYVLDEPTTGLHFEDVRKLLLVLQSLVDKGNTVITIEHNLDVIKSADWLIDMGPEGGSGGGTVLATGTPEHVATVPESHTGVFLREIFDAQDARIGKQQAVGARQATQKQQGTTKKASKQKAGAR; encoded by the coding sequence ATGACCATCACCTCTGACCCCGGTACCTCGACGTCGGGCCGGAACGCCTTCGGCGAGCCCGCTGACCTCCACCTCCCCGGCGGGACCGCACCGCACAGCACCTCCACGCTCAGCGTGCGCGGCGCGCGCGTGCACAACCTGCGTGACGTCGACCTCGAGATCCCGCGCGACTCGCTCGTCGTCTTCACCGGCCTGTCCGGCTCGGGCAAGTCCTCGCTGGCGTTCGACACGATCTTCGCCGAGGGGCAGCGCCGGTACGTCGAGTCGCTGTCCGCCTACGCGCGCCAGTTCCTCGGCCAGGTCGACCGCCCGGACGTCGACTTCATCGAGGGGCTCTCGCCGGCGGTGTCGATCGACCAGAAGTCGACGAACCGCAACCCGCGGTCGACGGTCGGCACGATCACCGAGGTCTACGACTACATGCGTCTGCTCTGGGCGCGCATCGGGGTCCCGCACTGCCCGACGTGTGGCGAGGTGATCAGCAAGCAGACCGTGCAGCAGATCGCCGACCAGCTCATGCAGTTCGAGACCGGCACCCGCTTCCAGGTCCTCGCACCCGTGATCTCGAAGAAGAAGGGCGAGTTCGTCGACCTCTTCCAGGAGCTCGCGGCGTCCGGCTACGCCCGCGCGATCGTGGACGGGGAGCGCATCCAGCTCAGCGACCCGCCCAAGCTGAAGAAGCAGGTCAAGCACGACATCTCGGTCATCGTCGACCGCCTGGTGGCGAGCGACGACATCCTCGGTCGTCTCACCGACTCGCTCGAGACCGCCCTGCGCCTGACCGACGGCACCGTCGGCATCGACCTGGTGGACCACGAGGGGCCCGGAGCGGTCCGGACCTACTCCGAGAACCTCTCCTGCCCGAACAACCACCCGCTCGCGCTCACCGAGATCGAGCCGCGCACGTTCTCGTTCAACGCGCCGTTCGGTGCCTGCCCCGAGTGCTCCGGCCTCGGCACGCGCATGTCGGTCGACCCCGACCTGGTGCTCGGCGACCCCGAGGCCTCGTTGCGTGACGGCGTCCTGCTGCCGTGGACCGGGACGAGCGGGCTGTACTCCTACTTCGAGAAGCTGCTCGGCGGCCTCGGCAAGGAGCTCGGCTTCTCGCTCGACACCCCCTGGAACCAGCTCGACCCCGCGGTGCAGGCGTCGATCCTGACCGGCAAGGACTTCCAGGTGTCCGTCTCCTGGCGCAACCGCTTCGGCCGCGAGATGCGGTACACGAGCGGGTTCGAAGGCGTCATGCCCTACATCGAGCGCAAGTTCGCCGAGGCCGAGTCGGACTCGCAGCGGCAGCGCTTCCAGGGCTACCTGCGCGAGGTCCCGTGCCCGGTGTGCGAGGGAACCCGTCTCAAGCCCGAGGTGCTCGCGGTGACGGTCAACGACCGCAGCATCGCGGACGTCACCGACATGTCGCTCGACAACGCGTACTCGTTCATGGACGAGCTGACGCTGACCGACCGTGAAGCGCACATCGCCGCGGCGGTCCTCCGCGAGATCCGCGCACGGCTCGAGTTCCTGCTCGAGGTCGGCCTGAACTACCTCACGCTGGCACGTGGTGCCGGTGGGCTGTCCGGCGGCGAGGCGCAGCGCATCCGACTCGCGACGCAGATCGGCTCCGGGCTGACCGGTGTGCTCTACGTGCTCGACGAGCCGAGCATCGGCCTGCACCAGCGCGACAACCGTCGACTCATCGACACCCTGGTCAAGCTCAAGGACCTCGGCAACACGCTGATCGTCGTCGAGCACGACGAGGACACGATCCGCACGGCCGACTGGGTCGTCGACATCGGCCCGGGCGCCGGTGTGAACGGCGGCAACGTCGTGCACTCCGGCTCGTACGAGGGCATCATCGAGAACCGTGAGTCGATCACCGGTGACTACCTCGCCGGCCGACGCGCGATCGAGGTGCCGGCCGAGCGCCGCAAGGTCAACCTGAAGCGTGCCATCACCGTGCAGGGTGCCCGCGCGAACAACCTCAAGTCGGTCGACGCGGACTTCCCCCTCGGTGTGTTCACCGCGGTCACGGGCGTGAGCGGTTCCGGCAAGTCGACGCTGGTGAACGACATCCTGTACAAGGTGCTCGCCAACCAGCTCAACGGCGCACGGCACATCGCGGGCAAGCACACCCGGGTGAAGGGCCTCGACCAGCTCGACAAGGTCGTGCACGTCGACCAGGCACCGATCGGCCGTACGCCACGGTCGAACCCCGCGACCTACACGGGCGTGTTCGACCGCATCCGTCAGCTGTTCGCCGAGACGCAGGAGGCCAAGACCCGTGGCTACCAGCCCGGCCGCTTCAGCTTCAACGTCAAGGGCGGCCGCTGCGAGAACTGCGCGGGCGACGGCACGATCAAGATCGAGATGAACTTCCTGCCCGACGTCTACGTCGCGTGCGAGGTCTGCGGTGGTGCGCGCTACAACCGCGAGACGCTCCAGGTGCACTACAAGGGCAAGAACATCTCCGAGGTCCTCGACATGCCGATCAGCGAGGCGGCCGAGTTCTTCGAGCCGATCTCGGCGATCCACCGGTACATGGCGACCCTCGTCGACGTGGGTCTCGGCTACGTGCGCCTGGGCCAGAGCGCGACCACGCTCTCCGGCGGCGAGGCGCAGCGCGTCAAGCTCGCCACCGAGCTGCAGCGTCGCTCGAACGGCCGCACGGTCTACGTGCTCGACGAGCCGACCACCGGTCTGCACTTCGAGGACGTCCGCAAGCTGCTCCTCGTGCTGCAGAGCCTGGTCGACAAGGGCAACACCGTCATCACGATCGAGCACAACCTCGACGTCATCAAGTCCGCCGACTGGCTGATCGACATGGGTCCTGAGGGCGGTTCCGGCGGCGGGACGGTCCTGGCGACGGGCACCCCGGAACACGTGGCGACTGTGCCGGAGAGCCACACCGGTGTCTTCCTGCGCGAGATCTTCGACGCGCAGGACGCCCGGATCGGCAAGCAGCAGGCGGTCGGCGCACGTCAGGCCACCCAGAAGCAGCAGGGCACGACCAAGAAGGCGAGCAAGCAGAAGGCGGGTGCTCGCTAG
- a CDS encoding SDR family NAD(P)-dependent oxidoreductase, whose translation MSADGARTVVVTGASAGLGYHAAEQLAAAGHRVVLATRDRHRAEAAERSIRRHVDGASLAHVHLDLADLDSVDAAAHELAALEPDGVDAVVNNAGVVGASTQGSTAQGTELQIGTNHLGHFAWTALVLPLLERRAGRVVHLGSIAHRFAQLDATDPLGVGRYSSHRQYARSKLAVMLFGFELAQRLADSGSSVSSVVAHPGLSLDRLSPARPDVSPTRPEPEWIRPAQRIVAQGKDVGAQPLVHAAVGADVRSGEYWGPAGWMQLHGPATVVAAEPRAHDRTVAAQLWAASERASGVAFALDALV comes from the coding sequence ATGTCAGCTGACGGCGCCCGCACGGTCGTCGTGACCGGTGCGAGTGCCGGGCTCGGGTACCACGCCGCCGAGCAGCTCGCCGCGGCGGGGCACCGTGTGGTGCTGGCCACGCGCGACCGCCACCGGGCGGAGGCCGCCGAGCGCAGCATCCGGCGGCACGTCGACGGGGCCTCGCTCGCCCACGTCCACCTCGACCTCGCCGACCTCGACTCGGTCGACGCGGCCGCCCACGAACTCGCCGCGCTGGAACCCGACGGCGTCGACGCGGTCGTGAACAACGCCGGGGTCGTCGGGGCGTCCACGCAGGGGAGCACGGCGCAGGGCACCGAACTGCAGATCGGCACGAACCACCTCGGACACTTCGCGTGGACCGCCCTGGTCCTGCCCCTGCTCGAACGACGAGCCGGCCGGGTCGTGCACCTCGGGTCGATCGCCCACCGGTTCGCACAGCTCGACGCGACCGATCCGCTCGGGGTCGGTCGGTACTCGAGTCACCGCCAGTACGCCAGGAGCAAGCTCGCGGTGATGCTGTTCGGCTTCGAGCTCGCCCAACGACTGGCCGACTCGGGGTCGTCCGTGTCGAGCGTCGTCGCACACCCCGGCCTGTCGCTCGACCGACTGTCCCCGGCCCGCCCGGACGTCAGCCCGACGCGACCCGAACCCGAGTGGATCCGCCCGGCGCAGCGCATCGTCGCCCAGGGCAAGGACGTCGGCGCCCAGCCGCTCGTGCACGCTGCCGTCGGTGCGGACGTGCGCTCGGGGGAGTACTGGGGCCCGGCGGGCTGGATGCAGCTCCATGGCCCGGCCACGGTGGTCGCGGCCGAACCACGGGCGCACGACCGGACGGTCGCAGCCCAGCTCTGGGCGGCGAGCGAGCGCGCATCCGGTGTCGCGTTCGCTCTCGACGCACTCGTCTGA
- the uvrB gene encoding excinuclease ABC subunit UvrB has protein sequence MEPTRAVRPFEVISEYSPSGDQPAAIAELAGRINAGETDVVLLGATGTGKSATTAWLIEQVQRPTLVLAHNKTLAAQLANEFRSLMPNNAVEYFVSYYDYYQPEAYVPQTDTFIEKDSSVNAEVERLRHSTTNSLLSRRDTVVVSTVSCIYGLGTPEQYMNASVALHVGQTISRDQLVRKFVAMQYQRNDVDFARGTFRVRGDTIEIIPMYEEHAIRIEMFGDEIEALSSLHPLTGNVIDDLPAVSIFPASHYVADTDVMHRAIASIKEELAERLAELEGQGKLLEAQRLRMRTTFDIEMMEQIGFCSGIENYSRHMDGRGPGEAPHCLIDYFPDDFLIVIDESHVTVPQIGAMYEGDASRKRTLVEHGFRLPSAMDNRPLKWEEFLERVGQKVYLSATPGRYELGVTDSVVEQIIRPTGLIDPEIVVKPSDGQIDDLLEEIKQRVEKDERVLVTTLTKRMAEELTDFLGNAGVRVRYLHSDVDTLKRVELLTELRQGVYDVLVGINLLREGLDLPEVSLVAILDADKEGFLRSSTSLIQTIGRAARNVSGQVLMYADKMTDSMKTAIEETDRRREKQVAYNLERGIDPQPLRKKIADITEVLQRENDDTKALLQGRPGSDGRRSPTPNLKRGGIAGEGATQLGATIADLNDQMLQAAAELKFELAARLRDEVQDLKKALRQMESAGHVS, from the coding sequence ATCGAACCGACCCGAGCGGTGCGTCCGTTCGAGGTCATCAGCGAGTACTCGCCGAGTGGCGACCAGCCCGCGGCCATCGCGGAACTCGCCGGGCGGATCAACGCCGGTGAGACCGACGTCGTGCTGCTGGGTGCGACCGGTACCGGCAAGTCGGCGACGACCGCGTGGCTCATCGAGCAGGTGCAGCGGCCGACGCTGGTGCTCGCGCACAACAAGACCCTCGCGGCGCAGCTCGCCAACGAGTTCCGCAGCCTGATGCCGAACAACGCGGTCGAGTACTTCGTCTCGTACTACGACTACTACCAGCCCGAGGCGTACGTCCCGCAGACGGACACCTTCATCGAGAAGGACTCCTCGGTCAACGCCGAGGTCGAACGGCTCCGGCACTCCACGACGAACTCGCTGCTCAGCCGGCGCGACACCGTGGTGGTGTCCACCGTCTCCTGCATCTACGGTCTCGGCACCCCCGAGCAGTACATGAACGCATCGGTCGCGCTCCACGTCGGCCAGACGATCTCGCGCGACCAGCTCGTCCGCAAGTTCGTCGCCATGCAGTACCAGCGCAACGACGTCGACTTCGCCCGGGGCACGTTCCGCGTGCGCGGCGACACCATCGAGATCATCCCGATGTACGAAGAGCACGCGATCCGCATCGAGATGTTCGGCGACGAGATCGAAGCGCTCTCGTCGCTGCACCCCCTCACCGGCAACGTCATCGACGACCTGCCCGCCGTGTCGATCTTCCCGGCCTCGCACTACGTCGCGGACACCGACGTGATGCACCGGGCGATCGCCTCCATCAAGGAAGAACTCGCGGAACGGCTCGCCGAACTCGAGGGCCAGGGCAAGCTGCTCGAGGCCCAGCGCCTCCGGATGCGCACCACCTTCGACATCGAGATGATGGAGCAGATCGGGTTCTGCTCGGGCATCGAGAACTACTCCAGGCACATGGACGGCCGTGGTCCGGGCGAAGCACCGCACTGCCTGATCGACTACTTCCCCGACGACTTCCTCATCGTCATCGACGAGTCGCACGTCACCGTGCCGCAGATCGGCGCGATGTACGAAGGCGACGCCTCGCGCAAGCGCACCCTCGTCGAGCACGGGTTCCGCCTGCCGAGCGCGATGGACAACCGCCCCCTGAAGTGGGAGGAGTTCCTCGAGCGCGTCGGGCAGAAGGTCTACCTGTCGGCCACCCCCGGGCGCTACGAGCTCGGTGTCACCGACAGCGTGGTCGAGCAGATCATCCGCCCGACCGGCCTGATCGACCCCGAGATCGTGGTCAAGCCGAGCGACGGCCAGATCGACGACCTGCTCGAGGAGATCAAGCAGCGGGTCGAGAAGGACGAGCGCGTCCTCGTCACCACGCTGACGAAGCGCATGGCCGAGGAACTCACCGACTTCCTCGGGAACGCGGGCGTGCGCGTCCGGTACCTGCACTCCGACGTCGACACCCTCAAGCGCGTCGAGCTGCTGACCGAGCTGCGGCAGGGTGTCTACGACGTGCTCGTCGGCATCAACCTGCTGCGCGAGGGCCTCGACCTGCCCGAGGTGTCGCTCGTGGCGATCCTCGACGCCGACAAGGAAGGCTTCCTCCGCTCGTCGACGTCGCTCATCCAGACGATCGGTCGCGCTGCCCGCAACGTGTCGGGCCAGGTGCTCATGTACGCCGACAAGATGACCGACTCGATGAAGACCGCGATCGAGGAGACCGATCGCCGTCGTGAGAAGCAGGTCGCCTACAACCTGGAGCGGGGTATCGACCCCCAGCCGCTGCGCAAGAAGATCGCCGACATCACCGAGGTCCTGCAGCGCGAGAACGACGACACGAAGGCCCTCCTGCAGGGTCGCCCAGGCAGTGACGGCCGTCGGTCGCCCACGCCGAACCTCAAGCGCGGCGGCATCGCGGGCGAGGGCGCGACGCAGCTCGGTGCCACCATCGCTGACCTGAACGACCAGATGCTGCAGGCTGCGGCCGAGCTGAAGTTCGAGCTCGCGGCGCGACTGCGCGACGAGGTGCAGGACCTGAAGAAGGCCCTGCGCCAGATGGAGTCGGCCGGGCATGTCAGCTGA
- a CDS encoding MFS transporter — protein sequence MTTATPAAPIKGTPFRGRIRGRVLVLLCCMYAISYIDRTNISTALPHITEEFGFNEATAGLIVSAFSLPYALLQVFGGTISEKFGPRRALFVITVIWGVATLWTGFAVGFWTLFAARALLGLSEAAAFPTATQAMSRWIPRDRNGFAQGVVHSAARLGNALAPLIVAWVIGATGSWRWAFFATAVLSLAWAVVWFVWFRDKPESAKGITQVELAELPPVETRATRPPVPWRQMAKQILPVTFVDFGYGWTLWVFLTWLPTFLSSIYGLEIGDFALFTTLILLAGVVGDTVGGMLSDRIIHRGGNTRNARRTILVIGLGGSLLCLIPLVIGQGLLVATISLALSFFFLELCNANLWAIPMDVAPQWSGTASGFMNTGFGIAGVVSPIVFGLLIDASGWQVPFALSCVLLGAAAVVAWFMKPQRLTSTDGVLEIGTPKAEQRPA from the coding sequence ATGACCACGGCGACCCCGGCCGCACCGATCAAGGGCACCCCGTTCCGCGGACGCATCCGCGGGCGCGTGCTCGTCCTGCTCTGCTGCATGTACGCGATCTCGTACATCGACCGGACGAACATCTCGACCGCGCTGCCGCACATCACCGAGGAGTTCGGGTTCAACGAGGCGACCGCCGGCCTCATCGTCTCCGCGTTCTCGTTGCCGTACGCCCTGCTGCAGGTGTTCGGCGGCACGATCAGCGAGAAGTTCGGCCCGCGCAGGGCGCTCTTCGTCATCACGGTGATCTGGGGCGTCGCGACGCTCTGGACCGGGTTCGCGGTCGGCTTCTGGACCCTCTTCGCCGCACGTGCCCTGCTCGGGCTGAGCGAGGCCGCCGCGTTCCCGACGGCCACGCAGGCGATGAGCCGGTGGATCCCCCGCGACCGGAACGGCTTCGCGCAGGGCGTGGTGCACTCCGCGGCACGGCTCGGCAACGCCCTGGCGCCGCTCATCGTCGCCTGGGTGATCGGCGCGACGGGCAGCTGGCGCTGGGCGTTCTTCGCCACCGCGGTGCTGTCCCTGGCGTGGGCCGTCGTCTGGTTCGTCTGGTTCCGCGACAAGCCCGAGTCCGCGAAGGGCATCACGCAGGTCGAGCTCGCCGAGCTCCCGCCGGTCGAGACCCGCGCGACCCGTCCCCCGGTGCCGTGGCGGCAGATGGCGAAGCAGATCCTGCCGGTCACCTTCGTCGACTTCGGGTACGGCTGGACGCTGTGGGTGTTCCTCACGTGGCTCCCGACGTTCCTCAGCTCCATTTACGGCCTGGAGATCGGCGACTTCGCGCTGTTCACCACCCTCATCCTGCTGGCCGGTGTCGTCGGGGACACGGTCGGTGGGATGCTCAGCGACCGCATCATCCACCGCGGCGGGAACACCAGGAACGCCCGCCGGACCATCCTGGTGATCGGGCTCGGCGGCTCACTCCTCTGCCTCATCCCGCTCGTGATCGGGCAGGGCCTGCTCGTCGCGACGATCTCGCTGGCCCTGTCGTTCTTCTTCCTCGAACTCTGCAACGCCAACCTCTGGGCGATCCCGATGGACGTCGCGCCGCAGTGGTCCGGCACGGCCTCGGGCTTCATGAACACCGGGTTCGGCATCGCCGGTGTGGTCTCGCCCATCGTGTTCGGCCTGCTCATCGACGCCTCGGGCTGGCAGGTGCCCTTCGCGCTCTCCTGCGTCCTGCTCGGAGCCGCGGCCGTCGTCGCCTGGTTCATGAAGCCGCAGCGGCTGACCTCCACCGACGGCGTGCTCGAGATCGGCACCCCGAAGGCCGAGCAGCGCCCGGCCTGA